In Mixophyes fleayi isolate aMixFle1 chromosome 4, aMixFle1.hap1, whole genome shotgun sequence, the following proteins share a genomic window:
- the LOC142150531 gene encoding extracellular calcium-sensing receptor-like, with protein sequence MDSFYCTVWTLLLTQIFPCSSNEDHQCKLESLGLEGILRTGDVILGAVLPVRITEVYQYPSFTEKPPPTTCTMLPLAYFQQLQALLFAVEEINKPENLLPNITLGVQWYDSCGVIPVNTVATLQVLSGHDRTIPNYRCLHNVPLIALIGSASSTHSISMANILGLYRYPQVSHYSTSSVLSDKIKFPSFFRTVPSDAFQSIGLAKLVLHFRWTWVGLLAADNDYGQQGIQVVRQEITKAGACVAFTENILTSRQDRNAPHIVKVIKESTAKIVVVFSTGLDLLPILDEMMRQNIKGISFVASEGWSTTTLQYMNHFSHLLLGTVGLAFYSGWIPGFGEFLNKIHPNMTLGGNLVKLFWEKTFNCTFPNEKYLANQDKVCTGAESLDKIQNSYNDVSNLRVSYNIYTAVYTVANALKDLREDSTRQCQFPHVSCAPIWNLTPWQLLHYMKMVRVKLSSGDELYFDENGDPPAVYDIVNWQLSPNDAIQQVKVGSYHTGASFGQVFTVNSSLLLWASKDKQVPVSVCSVSCPLGFRKAARRGHPICCFECVPCPQGEISNYTDSVDCIKCPWNEWPNPQKTTCLQKHTEFLSYDDPLGVTLTTTSLLSFFIPIFILRLFILYKSTPIVKANNYSLSCLLLMSLSFCFLSPLAFLGYPQSDKCLLRQPTFGLVFALCISCILAKTIMVVFAFMATRPGSGLRSWTKPRVSYMIIFLCFMLQFLLCITWLSLSPPYPQYNTQSLPMIIIVECNEGSPIAFWAMLGYLFLLATISFIVAFLARRLPDRFNEAQFISFSMLAFLSVWVSFIPASLSAQGKYIVAMEIFAILASSWALVICMFLPKCFIIVFRPNMNSRTNLMGRNRD encoded by the exons ATGGACAGTTTTTACTGTACAGTCTGGACCCTTCTCCTAACCCAAATTTTTCCATGTTCTTCTAATGAAGACCATCAATGTAAGCTGGAGTCTTTGGGACTTGAAGGGATATTAAGAACTGGAGATGTTATACTAGGGGCCGTATTACCAGTCCGCATCACTGAAGTTTACCAATATCCTTCTTTTACTGAAAAACCCCCACCCACCACCTGTACAAT GCTTCCTTTGGCCTATTTTCAGCAGCTTCAAGCCCTGTTATTTGCTGTAGAGGAGATCAACAAACCTGAGAACTTACTGCCTAACATAACCTTGGGAGTTCAGTGGTATGATTCTTGTGGGGTGATACCTGTGAACACTGTGGCAACTTTACAAGTATTATCAGGACATGATAGGACCATCCCCAACTATCGGTGTCTTCACAATGTTCCTCTTATTGCTCTCATTGGCTCTGCCTCTTCCACGCACTCTATATCTATGGCCAATATCCTGGGGCTCTACAGATACCCTCAG GTCAGCCACTATTCCACAAGCTCCGTTCTAAGTGATAAGATAAAATTTCCCTCTTTCTTCAGGACAGTGCCCAGTGATGCATTTCAGTCCATAGGACTTGCAAAGCTTGTGTTACACTTTCGTTGGACATGGGTTGGGCTACTGGCTGCGGACAATGACTATGGGCAACAGGGAATTCAGGTGGTCAGACAGGAGATAACCAAGGCTGGAGCATGTGTAGCCTTCACTGAAAATATTTTAACTAGCAGACAGGATCGCAATGCTCCACACATTGTTAAAGTCATTAAGGAGTCAACTGCCAAAATTGTGGTTGTCTTCTCCACTGGACTCGATTTACTTCCTATCCTGGATGAAATGATGAGACAAAATATTAAGGGCATATCATTTGTGGCAAGTGAGGGATGGTCTACAACTACTCTGCAATATATGAATCACTTTTCTCATCTGCTACTTGGCACAGTCGGTTTAGCTTTTTACAGTGGTTGGATTCCAGGATTTGGAGAATTTCTTAATAAGATCCATCCTAACATGACGTTAGGAGGAAACCTAGTTAAATTGTTTTGGGAGAAAACATTTAATTGCACATTTCCAAATGAGAAGTATTTGGCAAACCAAGATAAAGTATGTACAGGAGCAGAGAGTCTAGATAAGATCCAGAACAGTTACAATGATGTCTCCAATTTAAGGGTTTCCTACAATATCTACACTGCTGTTTACACTGTGGCCAATGCTTTGAAAGATCTTAGAGAGGACAGCACAAGACAATGTCAGTTTCCTCATGTCAGCTGTGCACCTATATGGAATCTCACTCCGTGGCAG CTCCTACACTATATGAAGATGGTGAGGGTAAAACTGAGTAGTGGGGACGAACTTTACTTTGATGAAAATGGAGACCCACCAGCAGTCTATGACATTGTGAATTGGCAGCTGAGCCCAAATGATGCCATACAACAAGTCAAGGTCGGCAGTTACCACACCGGAGCTTCCTTTGGTCAAGTTTTCACCGTCAACTCAAGTCTGTTGCTCTGGGCTTCCAAAGACAAACAG GTACCTGTGTCCGTGTGTTCTGTGAGTTGTCCACTAGGATTCAGAAAGGCAGCCAGGAGAGGACATCCCATCTGCTGCTTCGAGTGTGTCCCCTGTCCACAAGGAGAGATCTCCAACTACACAG ACTCTGTTGATTGTATCAAGTGTCCATGGAATGAGTGGCCAAATCCACAGAAGACTACATGCCTTCAAAAACACACAGAGTTCCTCTCCTATGATGACCCATTGGGAGTGACTTTAACCACTACTTCTCTACTGTCCTTCTTCATTCCTATATTCATTTTAAGGCTTTTTATTCTATATAAATCCACTCCTATAGTTAAAGCCAACAACTACTCCCTAAGTTGTCTTCTTCTGATGTCACTCTCCTTTTGCTTCCTCTCCCCTTTGGCTTTTCTTGGCTATCCCCAATCTGATAAATGTCTGCTCCGTCAACCTACTTTTGGACTGGTTTTTGCCCTCTGCATATCTTGCATTTTGGCTAAGACTATTATGGTGGTGTTTGCCTTTATGGCCACTAGACCAGGTAGTGGTTTGAGGAGCTGGACCAAACCTCGAGTGTCCTACATGATTATTTTTCTATGCTTCATGTTACAGTTCCTCTTGTGCATCACATGGTTGTCTCTTTCTCCCCCTTACCCACAATACAACACTCAAAGCCTGCCCATGATTATCATTGTTGAGTGTAATGAGGGATCACCCATTGCCTTCTGGGCCATGTTAGGCTATCTGTTTCTTCTGGCCACCATTAGTTTCATTGTAGCCTTCCTTGCTCGAAGACTTCCTGACAGGTTTAATGAGGCCCAGTTTATTTCTTTCAGCATGTTGGCCTTCCTTAGTGTCTGGGTGTCTTTTATCCCAGCCTCCCTCAGTGCTCAGGGCAAATACATTGTGGCAATGGAAATATTTGCCATTTTGGCATCAAGCTGGGCTCTGGTGATCTGCATGTTTCTTCCTAAATGTTTCATCATAGTGTTCAGACCCAACATGAACTCCAGAACAAACCTAATGGGGAGAAATAGAGATTAG